Below is a window of Dehalococcoidia bacterium DNA.
CCCGCCGCCGGCGGCGCTGGAGACGATCACCCTTGTCGAGGCCACGCGGCGCGCGGTCGCGCAGGAGATGCGGCGCGACCCCTCGGTCTGGGTGCTCGGCGAAGACGTCGCCCGCGGCGGCATCTTCGGCCAATACCGCGGCCTGGTCGAGGAATTCGGCCCCGAGCGGATCGTTTCGACTCCGATCTCAGAGGCGACCATCATGGGAGCAGGTCTCGGCGCCGCCCTCGTCGGCACGCGCCCGGTGATCGACATGCGGATCTTCGACTTCGCTCTCTGCGCCATGGACGAGCTCGTCAACCAGATCGCCAAGATCCGCTACATGTTCGGCGGCCAGGCGAAGCCCGCCGTGGTGATCCGCGCCCCGCACGGTCTGTGGCGAAGCTCCGCCGCCCAGCACAGCCAGTCGCTGGAGGCGTGGTTCGCTCACCTGCCCGGCGTCGTGGTCGCCGCCCCCGCCACGCCGGCCGATGCGGCGGGCCTTCTCGTCGCGGCCATCCGTTCGGACGACCCGGTGCTGTTCTTCGACCCCAAGGCGTTGTTCGGCGCGACCGGCCCGGTGGCGACCGAGATCGCCCCCCTGCCCTTCGGGGTCGCGCGTCGCGTGCGGTCGGGAGACGACCTCACCCTCGTCTGCTGGTCGGCG
It encodes the following:
- a CDS encoding alpha-ketoacid dehydrogenase subunit beta; translated protein: METITLVEATRRAVAQEMRRDPSVWVLGEDVARGGIFGQYRGLVEEFGPERIVSTPISEATIMGAGLGAALVGTRPVIDMRIFDFALCAMDELVNQIAKIRYMFGGQAKPAVVIRAPHGLWRSSAAQHSQSLEAWFAHLPGVVVAAPATPADAAGLLVAAIRSDDPVLFFDPKALFGATGPVATEIAPLPFGVARRVRSGDDLTLVCWSAIVPECERAAAALAREGTGVDLLDLRTLWPWDEEAVVASVARTGRLLVVHEAVRAGGFGGEILSRVVERLGPGALRAARRVGAPRLPVPFSPPLEDAVRVTEAKIVAAAKSLLAA